CTTGCAGAATTCCCGGATCGTTATTTGCGCGGTTCCCTCATCAACCCCGCCGTTAACGCAGACGTAATAATCCAGGCCGCCACGAACGCGCCGCGCTATGATATCTTTTATAATGCGGCATTCTTTTAGCCTGTTTTCCACATCCGGGATCGAAACCCATTTACCCGATCGTTTGAATACCAGGTTCATCCGGCCGGTCAGATACACAAACCCGTTCTTTATGCGCCCGGTATCATCTGAAAAGCACCAACCGTCCACGAACCGCTCGCGGGTCAAGGGCAGGTCGTTATAATACCCCGAGGCTAATGTCGGTCCCGTATACGCAAGCTGCCCCTGCCGGGTAAATCGCACGCCAAACCCTTCAACAACTCTTCCGCAGCTCCCGGGCTTTGCTTTGGCCGGGATATTCGAAATGAACGAGTGGAACATTTCCGTGGACCCGTAACATTCAACCAAAGGTATACCGAACAACCGCTTCCACCGCCTTAACATATCCGCCGGCAACTTCTCCCCCGACGAAACGCAAACCCTGACTGAGCAAAACATCCCCTTGATCTCCTGCGCATGCTCTAAAAGAAGGCCATATATCCCGGGGACAGCGAACAGTATTGTCGGAGAACGCCTCAATATCTCGATGAACGAAAAAGCATTTGGCACGGTCCGGGACACTATGACGCTTCCCCCAGCCTGAAACGGAAAAAACAGGCTGTTGCTCAAGCCGAAACTGGAATACATACTTGAGAATGAAAATAAAATATCGGCTGGCCGCACCCTCAGGATTTCCCGGGAAAAAGCGTCAACCAGCATATCCTTATACGCGTGGACAACCCCCTTGCTCCGGCCGGTCGTCCCGGACGAAAACAATATCAACCCGGGATTATACCTGTCCACCGCTGAATTAACACGGCTTACCCTCTGTTGCTTTATTAAAGAAATAAAATGATCTGATGAATCGTCTTCGGATATCTTTAGAAACCGCGGGTCATGGAACACCTTGTATGCCCCGCTGGTACACAATACCCGGTCAGGTTTGGCTGTTGCCAGGGCCCTCTTCCATTCATCCGCGCCGGATCGGGGATCGAACGGCGCCACGGTTATCCCCAGCCGGATACACGATAAAACAGCGGCGATAAAATCGATCGAATCATACAGGGCCAACATAACCACCTGCCCCGGCAAAACTCCTTTATCGGTCAAAAAGGAGCAGAATCTGGACGAGAGTTCATCAAGATCATCATAGGAATATCGTTTGCCATCCGCATAAACAGCGGTTTTTCCATCCTTGCAATGATTGACGATAAGCGCATTATATACGGAATCGCATAGTTTCTCCCTGAGGACCGACCGTGAAGAAGCGCGCAACCCGGCTTTGGCGACAACGGCAAAAAGGGCATCTTTGGGCCTGTACCTTTTTTCTTTGTAAATGATGTACTTTTGCTCCTGATTACGCGGAGTGCCGTCATGCAGCGTGACAGAATTGCATCCTGCCATAAGCCCGGACAACTGGGCGCCTTTTGCCGCCAGTTCCAGGGCGCTGGTCGCGGGGATCACCGCCCGCGGGCACAATATCCTTAAAATCGCGATGAAATTCAACGCGGTATTCACATCCCCGGTCCCGGAGCCGGCGAATTGAGACAGGTTATTAGGAATAAATACCGATGTGCTGCACATAGGGATATCCATTTTCTTCAAAAGCACGATATCATCGGCAAGGCTCTCAAAGGTTTGGCCGGGCAAACCGGTAATATTGCCCGAACTTACCTGGAAGCCGAGCCGCTTAAGAACGGCGATATGCGCCAGCCTATTGCGCAAAGAATCGGAAGGTTTTATTTTCTTATACAAAGCCGGATCAGACGTTTCAAACTTCAGCAGGTATCTTTGAACGCCGATATCCCGCAACCTCTTATATCTGTCGATATCCAAATTACCGAGACTGCATATGATCGCGCAATCCCGGTACCTGCCCCTTACCTGCTTTAGCGCGGCATATAACCGTTCGAACAACCGCCCCGGCCCCAATTCCCCGGACTGAATCATTATTATCCTCCGGCCGCGCGCGTAGAGCCTGTCGAAGCGGGCCAGGAATTCATCTGTCCCCATGCAATACCTTTTAACCGATGAAAACCTGTTCATGCCGCAGAATTTACATTCCTGCCTGCACACGTTGGAATATTCAATAACACTGCGGACCTCAACCTCGCCGGAGAACACCTCATCCCGGATCCTGCGCGCGCGCAGGAACAGGTCCGTTTGGATGCGGCCGCGATACTGCAACGCATTTACAATGCCGGATTTCCGGCTAAAATCAAAACCGGGGATTTTTTTCCTCACCCTGCCCCTTCCTTCCATTTTTTTTCTCCTCAATCAGGGAGACGATCTTATCGACAGTATCAAAATTATCGATATCGATATCGCTCGGCTTTAGGCGGACGCAAAAATCCTTCTCGATATACGCTATAAGTTCCAGCATCCCGAAAGAATCGATTATATTTGCCGCAAAAAGGGATTCACCATCGCTTAACGCGGCCCTGCCGTTCAAGAACTTCTTCGCGATAAACTCCTTGAGCTGTTTTTTGTAATCATCCCGCATTACGCCCTCCAGGTAAAGATGCGCGCAAATACCGCAAGACATCCTCCCATATCGAACATCAGGAAAACAGACCCCAGGCTCACGAACGAGAATGTGGCCAACAACGCTAAAACGCCAGAGAACGCGTTACCCTGCATCCTGTTGAGCGCCGGGACCTTCTTTTTTGCGAAACGGAACGCCATCCACAAGAATATGCCCGCGCTGTTATATATCGCGGCGCCCAGAAAATTCAGGGACAATCCATGCCAAAGGTGGAATACAAGCATTGACGCAAGGATGCCGATATATATCTTCCCCGGGGAAGCCGCATACCCGAATATCGGCAGAAAAAAATAGTCGCGTATCCACGTATATAAAGAAATGTGCCAGCTCCTCCAGAACATAGCGATGTTTTTCTGAAGGAACGGCTTATTGAAATTTTCGACTATGCGGTAACCGAATAATCCGGCAACACCTAACGCCATATCCGTGTATCCGGAAAAATCCATATAAACCCGAAGCATCAGCCCGTATACCGAAAGGATAACCGCTATCCTGCTGTGCGCCTGCGCAGAGATCAAAACCGGCATAACCACCCTGGCGATGCTATCGGCTATAAACGCCTTCTTTACCAATCCCAGGGCGATACGGAACAAGCTATAGTTTAAATGGGGGATCTGCGCCCCTATCTCGCGCGGTTGCCGAGACTGTTCGTAAAAAACAGGGAACCGCTCGATAGGTCCGCAGAGAAAGGTCGGGAAAAACAGGACATAAGCGGAAAGGTCGAGGAATGAAGTATTGACGATCTTGCCCTTATAAACCTCCGCAATATAATGCACGAGCCTGAATATTATATAAGAGAACCCGATCGGCAACAGGAGCCCTAACTCCTTAACCTTCGGGATAACCGGTATTAGCGAGCTTGCTTTTAAAAGAGCGGCGGAATATTTCAAGAAGCAAAGATTGCCAAGCAGCCAAATGACGGCCATTTGCAGGGCCAATTTCTTCGACGAGGGCCTTCGCGCAATGATCTTGCCGGCCCAATACACCGCCAGTGTATTCAAAAGCGCGTAGAAGGCATACAGGCTGCCGAAAAAAAAGATAAAAATAAGGCTGCACGCCAGAATCAATGCCAAGCGCGCCCGGGTCGTCCGCAAAGACCAGTATACGATCACGCTTACGATCAGTGCAATAAGGGCTTCAAGCAATACCATAATGATCAGAGGGCATAATATTTCAGGATAGAAGCCGCTACCGTATCCGCTAATAAACGGTTGCCTTCGGCGGTGCAATGCCCGGACTCGCCGGCAAACATGTCCTCAAAATATTCCCGGTAACCGTGCTCCCGCACCGCCTTTTTAAATACTTCTTCATTATCGACAACTATGACATCTTTTTTAAGCCGGCCTACCATTCTTCTTAACAGTGCTGCGCTTCTCATCGGATATTGCACGCACATTAAAGGGACCCGGTGTCTGGCGGCTATAGACCTCACTCTCTTGAAATTACGCTTGCTCCCCGGGAGATTATGGCTCAGGCGCAACAGGTTTGCCTTCTCATAATACACCCGCGCCGAATCATGATCGCCGTTTTGTTCGCACAGTATCGCCAGACCGCCCGATATATCGGGATTTCGCGGATTCAATTCCATCGCCTTCTTAAATGACATTTCCGCCTCTGCGGGCCTGTTCTGCCCCAAATAACACCACCCCAATACAATATAGGCCTCATCCGCATATCTGTTGATATCGACAGCTTTCCTAAGCAATCTCTGCGCTTGCGCGTATTCCCCTGATTTCAGATAAAATATCCCGAACTCGGTATGCTCGCGATAACCTACGGGGTTAAGCGCGATCGCTTTTTGAAAGGATTCGATAGCCGCGGCGCGCTGGCCTTTTTCTTTATAAGACCAGCCCATTCGTGTAAACTTGCTGTAGTCAAACCGGAGGAAGCCGTCGTTTATGCCCATCATAACAACAGCCATATCCGGGGCGTAACGTTCTATTTGATCCGAAAAAGCATCCGCGATATCAAAGGTTGTCGCCTCCGCCTTGCCGGCGTTTATGACACGGAAACGCACGCGTTTGCCGTTCTTATTCAATATCCGCTCTAACTGCGCCGGATAAGACTGGCCGCCGCCTTGAACGGTTGTCGAGTCCCCCAGGCACAGGATGCGCAGTTCTTTTTCCGCATAGACCTTGCTGTTTTCTCCCAGGGCCAACGAATTACCCAAAGGCATCATCCCCAGGGATATAACAGCGCACCAAAGCAAACAATTTGACTTTGTCATTTTAATAACGCGGGGCCTTACAGGCTGCGGGATACCGGCTCAGTCTCAATTTCATCCCTTCTATCGTAAAGTATGGGTTTGCGGCGGATGACCGGATATCAGGTCGCGTATAGCAGCGCTCCCTGGAAAAACGAATGATACCCGCACATATAATTAGCGGCGCTGGATACATACACGTTATCATTGACGTAATCGCCGGCGTTCAAAAAAATCAGCGCGGTTTGGCTGGTCGACGAATCATAATTACCCATATTCTGGCCGAATATGGTATACCCCCCGGAATTCCCCGTGCGGCCGGCGCCATTACTGTTACCATTGACCCCAAAAACATGGTGTATATACGCTGCACCGGAATTCGAGGAATAAATATAATGGCTGGCCACAAAGATATACACCCCGGTCACCGGAGCGGTGAACCTGCCGTTAGCAGTGCTATACCAGCCTCCGCTGTTCCCGGCCAACACACGATTATGAACAACATTTATCCATCCTGAACCCGACCGCCAGCAATCGGTCGACGACGCGGCGAACCAGGGATTCTGGGCCCTGATGGTCCCGTTAACATCCAGCTTTTGGACCGGGGTGGTAGTGCCAATGCCGACATTGCCTTCTACCAGCAGATTATTATCCGCGACATTGACGCCGCT
The genomic region above belongs to Candidatus Omnitrophota bacterium and contains:
- a CDS encoding complement C1q domain-containing protein → MFRSKAVIALLIISILIPGALLFAENETIAITTYYPSPYGDYLALTSRRMKIGTTYSGSGVNVADNNLLVEGNVGIGTTTPVQKLDVNGTIRAQNPWFAASSTDCWRSGSGWINVVHNRVLAGNSGGWYSTANGRFTAPVTGVYIFVASHYIYSSNSGAAYIHHVFGVNGNSNGAGRTGNSGGYTIFGQNMGNYDSSTSQTALIFLNAGDYVNDNVYVSSAANYMCGYHSFFQGALLYAT
- a CDS encoding acyl carrier protein, with the protein product MRDDYKKQLKEFIAKKFLNGRAALSDGESLFAANIIDSFGMLELIAYIEKDFCVRLKPSDIDIDNFDTVDKIVSLIEEKKNGRKGQGEEKNPRF
- a CDS encoding tetratricopeptide repeat protein is translated as MTKSNCLLWCAVISLGMMPLGNSLALGENSKVYAEKELRILCLGDSTTVQGGGQSYPAQLERILNKNGKRVRFRVINAGKAEATTFDIADAFSDQIERYAPDMAVVMMGINDGFLRFDYSKFTRMGWSYKEKGQRAAAIESFQKAIALNPVGYREHTEFGIFYLKSGEYAQAQRLLRKAVDINRYADEAYIVLGWCYLGQNRPAEAEMSFKKAMELNPRNPDISGGLAILCEQNGDHDSARVYYEKANLLRLSHNLPGSKRNFKRVRSIAARHRVPLMCVQYPMRSAALLRRMVGRLKKDVIVVDNEEVFKKAVREHGYREYFEDMFAGESGHCTAEGNRLLADTVAASILKYYAL
- a CDS encoding AMP-binding protein, whose translation is MEGRGRVRKKIPGFDFSRKSGIVNALQYRGRIQTDLFLRARRIRDEVFSGEVEVRSVIEYSNVCRQECKFCGMNRFSSVKRYCMGTDEFLARFDRLYARGRRIIMIQSGELGPGRLFERLYAALKQVRGRYRDCAIICSLGNLDIDRYKRLRDIGVQRYLLKFETSDPALYKKIKPSDSLRNRLAHIAVLKRLGFQVSSGNITGLPGQTFESLADDIVLLKKMDIPMCSTSVFIPNNLSQFAGSGTGDVNTALNFIAILRILCPRAVIPATSALELAAKGAQLSGLMAGCNSVTLHDGTPRNQEQKYIIYKEKRYRPKDALFAVVAKAGLRASSRSVLREKLCDSVYNALIVNHCKDGKTAVYADGKRYSYDDLDELSSRFCSFLTDKGVLPGQVVMLALYDSIDFIAAVLSCIRLGITVAPFDPRSGADEWKRALATAKPDRVLCTSGAYKVFHDPRFLKISEDDSSDHFISLIKQQRVSRVNSAVDRYNPGLILFSSGTTGRSKGVVHAYKDMLVDAFSREILRVRPADILFSFSSMYSSFGLSNSLFFPFQAGGSVIVSRTVPNAFSFIEILRRSPTILFAVPGIYGLLLEHAQEIKGMFCSVRVCVSSGEKLPADMLRRWKRLFGIPLVECYGSTEMFHSFISNIPAKAKPGSCGRVVEGFGVRFTRQGQLAYTGPTLASGYYNDLPLTRERFVDGWCFSDDTGRIKNGFVYLTGRMNLVFKRSGKWVSIPDVENRLKECRIIKDIIARRVRGGLDYYVCVNGGVDEGTAQITIREFCKQRLRLHEFPRRIHIVGRIPRTRSGKVRRI